The following is a genomic window from Brachionichthys hirsutus isolate HB-005 chromosome 10, CSIRO-AGI_Bhir_v1, whole genome shotgun sequence.
aaatgaaaaaaactcATTGATTAGATTAAAGAAAACTTTTTGTTCAGTCCAGTTTAGttcagtttagtttagtttttcaGTTACAACAATTCTTTTTGAAAAACACTTTTTCAACAAGCAATTTCTTTTCAACAATCAAAATTTGAAGTCAAATTGTAATGACAAAAAAGTTTGTTCCCAGATGAGAAGTTGTGTGACAGatcttttgtgtttatttttctatttgagGCCTTGCGGTTAAACAGAGCCAGTAAGTGGCTCCTTTCAGCATCGAGGTCTTTCTGAATTCCAGCCACGCTGTAGGGAAATCCTGGTTTTGTCAGTTTGCACGattgatggatagatagataaatactTCATCTATCCCGAAGGATATCAGCAGTTGGCGgtttatttctgtctttataaataaatccaaCTATGACGTCTGCATTGTTACTTCAGACTTCCCTCTCCAGATATCAGagataagaaaaaaatgaatgagctCAGTTTCCTGATCGACTTTCCTTCTCTGTTGTCAGGCCTCGGTAATACTCTTTTGTGGGAGCTAACCACAGTCTCTCGTCACCGGCAGCACCACAAAGCATTCATGGCATGATTCTTAAGGATAgcagagatcacacttcactgACTTTGCCTCAGACATGTCCAGAAATATGACTTAAGAGTTTAAGAACACACCAGTTGGagcccgccacacacacacacgatggacATAGTCAAAGCACAGTCGTTTCCACAACTATGGCTGTAGTGGGTCTCCAAACTTCACAATATTATGTTCAGTTATTTGTGATTGACGCATCGGCTATTCTGACAGCAAATACTCACTTGTGTTACATTAGGCTAAACTGGAACGTTCTGGCACCAGTATCTCATTTCAGCACCTTTtttctctttcggcttgtcccctgaggggtcgccacagcaaatcaaccttctccactccaccctgtcctttgcatcgtcctcctcctcaacaccagccactctcatgtcctccctcactacgtccatgtatcttctcctgggtcgacctctagccctgttccctggcagctccatcctcagcatccttctaccgatatagtccctgtctctcctctggacatgtccaaaccatcaaagtctggtctctctgaccttgtctccaaaacatctcatttctaatcctgtccaacctggtcgctcccaaggagaacctcagcatcttcatctcctccacttctagctccgcctcctgtcctttcctcagagccactgtctctaagccgtccatcatggctgtcctccactgtcttgtagacctttcccttcatcctcgctgactctctcctatcacagagcacacctgatactttcctccaccggttccagcctgcctgcacacgattcttcacttcctttccacattctctccatcactctgcaccattgacccgaggtacctgaagtcctctaccttcttcaCGTCTATTCCTtttaacctcactgttccccctgagatcttctcatttacacacacgtactctgttttactgctgctcaccttcattcctctcttttctagagcagacctccacttcttaTCTCTTTTCAGCCTCTCTTCAGTGTTTATCATAAAAATGTGCAACACTCCTCCATCCAAACGCTTACGCTGCATTTTTACTTTGTGTGGTGTCTGTATTTCAGCTCAGGACGGCTTCATGAACATTTTCATCCGGGCTTTGCTgtatgaaaaaaatacacactgtGTACCTTTCTAGGAAGCTTCTTGACAATGTGCGCCCTTAAATATTTCTGTTACAAATTCAAAGTGAGAACAAAGAACCCTCTAAAAAGTGTGACAACAACATTTCCTGCACCTTCTTTCTCCGACTTGACACATAAATCCTTTTTCACACGTGGTGAAAAAGCCCAGGcggctaaccccccccccttacaacAACCGCTACGTATTTGGTCCCATATCGCTGCACTCACCAGCCTGCTCCTCGAGAGTCACACAACCGTTGCGATCGGTGGCCAGCGTCCAGGGGGGCGAGCAGATGCAGTAGTAGGACCCCGGCGTGTCCACACAGTGGCCATTCTTACAGTTGGATGGGTCCTCACACTCATTTACATCTGTTAAACAAAGGGCTTAGTTCCACCAGTCGCTCGATCAGCCCTGCACGACATCAGGAATGCCAGAAGACACCTCTACTTTACCTGCTACTGTCGCCATCACACACTTCTTCTTGCTGGAGTCGGGAGTCCAGGGCCGGTTGCAGTTGCAGTAGAAGGAGCCTTCGGTGTTGACGCACTTACCGTTGGTGCACAGCGACTCGTCGTGGCATTCGTTCACGTCTGACGAGGAACACGCCGTCACAAACGCAGCTCTGGCAGGATTTTGTGGGATTTTTACGGCGTGTGTAGGGAAGCCCTCACCGATGCACTCCAGCAGGTTGCTGTCATAGTAGGAGCCCTGCTGGCAGTAGCACTCGTAGCCTGGCAGCGTGTTCTCACAGCGGCCCTTCTTGCAGATTTCATCGGCAAACAGCGAACACTCGTCAATGTCTGCGGGCGAGGAAGGAGAAACCTCATCCCAGTGATACCAttacaattgttttttttaaatcgaaACGGAGCCCAGCAGAAACCGTGCAGCCCTCCGTGTATGTGAATATGGCTGTTGATGATATCTACCATGGTAGGCAGGCAGGCTGTACAGGAGACCTTCATCATAGTAGAGGCCCTGCCCATTTGGACACAGGTAGTGGAACTCAGCTGGGTGGAGAAGACCAGGTAAGAGTTTAATCAAGATATGCGCTTGGCTTGGTTAAATGCGCCTCCACCTGAACGACGGCCTGCATTGTACCCGACTGGGAGATGGGACAGGGGTAGATCTCACAGTGATCGCCCCATCCCACCCCGATGGAGCAGCAGCACTCCTGCTTGCTGACGTTGGTGGCCAGGACGCTGTCACAGAACACGGTGTCGTCGAGGTTCAGGTAGCACTCCTTCTTCTCGTCCGCCAGCACTCGGACTGCTGCAGGAGCAAACATGACAattacaggaagaaaaaaaaaagacgttttaATGTCTGGCCTATAGAATATATAGATTAATATGGATTCATCATGACTATTCAAATCAGGAGCAGTTCCCATTTGCACCGACGTCTTTGGAGGTCAGGATAGGCGGGGCTCGGATGTTTACGCCAGGCTAAAGCGCTGTAACAGAAGGATTCAGAGCAGGCTTACCCTCACAGCTGTGTTTATCCTCTGAAAGGACATAACCGTGATTGCAGACGCACAAATATGAGCCCGGTCTGTTCTCACAAGAGCCGAAGGGCTTGCAGAGACTTCTGTCTGCGGCGCATTCATCTATATCTGGAAAGGGAGAGCACACATGACGCTCTAAGTATTTGTTTGAATCCAAACGCCGTCTGAGTTGACAAAGAGTtaagagttttgttttgagaagCTTTCATTATTAGATGGTCAAAAAGTTCAGCCAGCGATGTTTCCGTTCCTTTAAAATAACAGAAAGCACGCTAAGTAATGATCGATAAGGGTACAGCGTCTCGACTAACTGTTAACAGATGAATAATTAAAGATGGCGGATATTGATTGAAACTGTGAGGAGTGAAATAGCGTTAGCTTCACACAGCGATTCAGCCTCACAGCTCCTGAGCAGGAAGACGTTCAGTTACCAGATAAACGCTTCCTGACACACTAACCTTGGCATCGCCGGCCTCCGACCAGCATGTAGCCCTTCTGACACTCGCACTGGTACGAGCCCATACTGTTGATGCAGCGGCCCCGCTGACAGTTTGACGGCCTCTCGCACTCGTTGATGTCTGAGGAGAAGCAAAAATGCGCGCAGAAAGAAAGTTTAGAAATGTGTCGCCGTGCCGTTCCACATCTCTGCCATCAAATGAATGCTTTGCCTTCGCAGTGGCTGCCTTCCCGTGTGCGCTGGTATCCCGGGTAACACTGGCACTGGAAGGAGCCTTCGGTGTTGATGCAGCGGCCGTAAGCACACAGCCTGACGTCTTCACACTCATTGATGTCTGATTGAGAAACGCAAAAGCATTTGGTTTTGTGAAAACCGCTTCAATGGCTTTTGGGACTCTGGTTGCATCTTGAGAACCGAGTCTCCGCTTCTCACCACTGCAGCTTTTGCTGTCTGATGACGGGAGGAAGCCTTCGTTGCACAAGCAGCGGTAGGTGCCGGGGAGGTTCTCGCAGCGCCCGTGAGGACAAATGCCAGGCTTCTGACACTCATTAATGTCTGGCGAACCGTGAAACAGATCAAAATGATGCAATCACGTGTTTGATAGCTCAATGTTCACCTGAAATGCAGCATCTTATTTTGAAGGCTTGAAACAAGGCCTGATGATATTGCCTATCATTACAAAAAAAGGTTCCAAATATTGAAATTCTTCTATCGTTTTCTGCGTTATTTTCAAAGAGTGGTTGAAACTGAAGCAGATATATACTAAATACTAAGAGAATCACATTGCTGTATAATTGATGTGTGTACAAACAgttttaataaatgatttagTGCACgaaatgcatgtttttagtcCAACAATTTCAAATGTGTGGAAACAAATTACGAGTAATATTTATCATatacttttttgtatttttttttcccctctaagGGATAGCGAGCAAAGAATTCTCAATATGATTCCTCAAACGCAACTGGAACGAAAAAACTTCAGCGTAAATGCTGGTGCTTATTATTAAGAAAAGACAGATAGGGAGAATAAAAGTAGATTGACGAGAGAATGATTTTGCACTCACCATAGCAGGTACCGGCCCGGGCCTCGTGACCCGGCAGGCAAGGAACGCACTCGTAGGATCCGGGCGTGTTCTCACACTGCTCATTGGGACAAGTGTCGGGGTTCCAGCACTCGTTAATGTCTGCAAGCAGTTTCACGCACCGATTATTGCACTCACGCCGACGAGGGCGATGCACGCACAATACCCGTTTGCCTGCGAACGTCCTGAAAGCTCTAACAATCGGCGGCTCTGTACCTTCACAGGCCAGATGACGGAGGGACTTGCTCCTGAAGCCGCTGTGACAGTCACACTTGTAAGAGCCGGGCAGGTTGACACACAATCCTCCGACGCCACAGATGTCCTGCTTGGAACACTCGTTGACATCTGCAAAGCAGAAACGAAGGCGTCAATGCAGGATCGGGTCACTTTAGCATAAGGGCTCCCTTAAAATGAATGACCTATGCACTTGAGTCTCCCATGCTGCACCATGTGCTTGTAACCGTGATGACAGCGGCATTTGTAGCCTCCTTCTACGTTGATGCAATGTCCTTTGCCGTGGCCGCAGGGTTCTGAGTCGCACTCGTTATTATCTGGACAGCGGGAGGAAAGCGTGAAGAGAGACAGCGCGTGTTGAAAACAGTGGTTAATGCCACAGAGAGAAAACGGGGGGCCGTAAAGCTCGGAGGACACGAGtgttttgggtttgttttttctttgttggtTAATGCGTGTGATATTTTTATATCTGCTCCCAGGTCTACAGACTGTAGTCAAATTTAAAAATCcagaaacacattaaaacacaagcCTTAGACATAAAAcactctcatttcatttttctcttctgGATTTTTAGATGCTGACCAGTCAAAGTAAAGCTGGCAGAGGAAACGCTCTGCAGTTTGAGCATAAATGTCTTTCAGGGCATTTTACTTATCCCTAATGACAGACCTTTCCTGTTGCCCCATTGCTAAATGTCCCTCCACATTTGCCTGCTTCCTGCCCTTCCTGCCTCTTACCCACACAGATGTTCTTCTGAGTGCTGAGGCGGTATCCTGGGTGACAGTGACAGATGTGACCGTTCAGGTTGTTCTGACACTCTCCATGACCACAAATGCTTCTGCTGAACTCGCATTTATCTGGCTCTGCTTCAAGGAGGGAATACAGACAGGACAGTCaccttaaatatatatatatatatatatatataaatacataaagagACACATAATTAAGTACTATATGTATCTGTGTATACATAGAAAAAGAGTTTGGGTTGAAAATAAAATAGTCACgtcaacacatttgttttgagAGGAATAGAGCATCAGagaaagcaaaataataaatataaagtataaaATAAGTTATGTTTGAGGTTTGCAGGGAACTCACGAGAGACAATTGTCTGTGTTTCGAGGGGGTCATTGCCTGGGGTCAATCTGATGATTGGTGGAGGCGTGGGTTTAACAACTGTGGGTCCGACAGAGGAGAGACTTTGACAGGGAGTATGACAGACCTACAGAGAGGTAAGATAATTAGCCTCTGAGGTGAGGTGAGGCGGGAGTTTACCTGGCACACGGGGACCGATGCTGGTGGCGGGGGGCCGCTGGGCAGCAGTCACCCCTGGAGGCTTCTCCTAATACAAAATAATCAGATTTCACATCAGTAAAAACAACCAGCTGTCATTACTGCATGAGAAACAGAGGGAATGCCTCACCGGTCGCTTTGGTTCTGAAAGCAAGGGGCGAAAAAAGAATTAGAATTCAAGTGATCCacatgacacacacagaaaccttTGATGACGGCATCCTGGGACtcaccctccttttcaggcttGCGGGGGAATATGATGGGGGGGAAGGCCACGGTCACGGTCTCTCTTCTGTTTTGGAGATAGTAGCCTTTCCCAGCAGGGCAGATCTTACTGAAGGCCACTGAtccaggagaggagaggatgctgATATTACTTTGAactacgtttttttttttttttgtcatattttgcTAAATCCATGCAGCCAGTTCAAATAAAGCAATTCAGCTTTTGATATTTGCAAGTGCCGACCACACACGATGCAAAttgtgtaaaatatacattttaaatccaAAGTGCATTTCATTTATGAGAAGATATCATCTTTGGTCTCCTCTCACCGGTGCCCATCTCAGGACATCTTTCACAGCTGCGCCCCCAGGCTTTGCCCACGGTGCAGCAGCACATCTCCTGGGTGAGGTGGGTGGGCAGCGCATGCTCGCAGCCCCTGGACTCAGAAGCAATCAGGAAGCACTGAGCCTGCTCAGCTGGAGACCGTGACACTGACAGGACAAAAAGGAGCAGGTTGGAGAATCCCATTTTCAATGGAGAAGAGAATAGaagaggcaaaacaaaaaaaagaaaagaaaagcctcaCCGACACATCGGTTTCTGTCCAACACCAAACCAGCCTTGCAGGAGCATTTGAAGCTGCCCAGTGTGTTCAGACAGTCCCCGTTCTGACAGACGCCCTGCATGGAGCACTCGTTGATATCTGCAACGTCGTGGAGCGCGGTGTAAATGAGCTTACTCTGATATTGGGAAGGTGGCATCTACTCAGAGCACAATATCAGCGAGTGCACAAAAATGACGTTCTCTAGATCTGACGTCACCTTGACAGTGTGTGCTGTTAAATCGTTTATAGCCTTGTGGACAGGTAGAGCCGTAGTCTTCCACAATGGTTTGCTTGACTGATGCATCTGAGGGAAAACACATGTTCAAATAACGGACATGAGTGGTGgatgatgcaaaaataaaataataataactgtaaAAGCCCTAAAAAAAGGGTGCCctgttgtaataataataataataataatacattttatttatatagcgcttttctaaaaactcaaagtcgctttacatgtGTACAATGTGGTACAATAAGAAAATCCCTCCTTCCATGCTGAGGTAAAGATAGTCTATGACCTGGCTGccaattagcttagcttagcttagcacgaaGTTTAGCAACAGGGAAGCTTGGCTCTGTTGTAAATAATACGTCCTATCTTGTTTATATttagctataaaaaaaaaaaaaagccttttttcAAGTATGAAGTAAAAGCCTTTATTAATTTCACCCGAGCATGACAAACTGTTTCCTTGTTTCCAGTATTTGTACTAAGCAGAATTAGGATTTTCTTGTTTAGAATTTACTTTCTGCTACaaattgaaatgtgaaaaaaagaaaaaaagatgacttGCAAAATTTAAACTTTTAACATTTTACCTTGCTTATTCTGATATTTCTTTTCCGTCTGCatgtgttgcttttatttttcttttctgacgATAGCCTTAAATGAAGCATAGCCGCTTGACTGAAGACCTCTGTGGTTTATGGCAGCGCATTAGCTTTGCTATTAGTAAGCCTTCAGCACCAAAGTTCTGTTTTCCACGAGAGAGTAAAAACATGTCGGGTAGTTTTATTAGGGACCCGTGAGAAGATGTTCACCATTTCTAATTCTAAaaaaatgggaggggggggttaaaaatTGAAATGAATGCAACAGAACAGACAGAAGCCTGGGCAGGAATCCAGCTATCTAAAGACTAACCAGACATACAGGATCGGGTTTTGTCAAAGACTGCATTGTCTGACTCAGAACTTTGAAATGGAATAATAGCAGAGTGGAAAAAATATGGGTAGCCAAGATTTCCTTGAAACTCAATCTTCAGCTATGTGATGCGAGTGGTGCACTGGGCAGGCCCATAGGAACACGCTTTCAGGAAAGGGTTATTTTATacattctctttctctgtgtcacCGTCTGAGTGCGACTCCCAACATTTATTTGATTCTCTCAACTGTTCATACTCTGTTCTTACCGGGGTCTAAAATTCAGGAAAGtaaagtaagtaagtaagaAATCATTTATTAGTTTAGTTCTATGCACTTTTACATCTGAATTCATTTACTGGTGGAGGGAATCTGCAAATCTGAatcagggagggggggtagaGCTCTGATGAACCTTTACACCAGTAGAGTCCCTGATGTATGTGTAAACTCACTTGGTAGTTTGGGGCACTGATAACACTTGTTTTGTCCCCATGAATTCCCCACGCTGCCACAGCAATCCTCCTGATTGGTCAGGACAGGCAGCGGGGTGCTGTTGCACTGAATCCGGAAAACAGAGAGCGACGTCATCAGTGGataatgaagaagaagaagaagaagaaagatttTCAGCAGCGTCcaccgatgggggggggggggggggtgtgtgtgtgaactcacAGCCTGTTTCGGTGTGGTCTCCTGAAAGCAGCGCCCCTTTGGCTTGTATATCGAGGGGATCAGGCGGGGCCCTGCCTTGTGAGGAAGCTTCATATCTGATTGGTCGAGAGGCTGGATGACTACAGAGGTGTCTGGGGTGTGGTGAACGCGTAAATTAATCTGCACTGAAAAGAGAccaaagaacaaataaaaacattttatctgTCACTCAAAACCAAGTGAGAgatgctctgttttttttttatctggagcGAATGATAGATACCTTCAGATGAGTGATGCCCTACTTGTGTTAAGGGCAGGGTGAAAACGGAGTGCGTCTGGGTCATTTGGGCTCGCCCTATGCCCGACTGCTCCCCGAGCTTCAGCCCGTGTGGCTTCAAAGACATGGGGTAGATGGGCTGCTTGTTGCCCCGCGCCGCCTGCGCTTGCTGCATCTGCTGGAGCGGAAACTGGCAGAGCCGCCCGGTGAAGCCAG
Proteins encoded in this region:
- the ltbp3 gene encoding latent-transforming growth factor beta-binding protein 3, whose amino-acid sequence is MPPLISRLLVIWLSVHGLVRCAEPRASTPRERFKVVIAPLICKRICLKGRCRDTCEQGNNTTLIAENGQAADTLIGQGFRVVVCPLTCMNGGVCSSRKHCLCPPGFTGRLCQFPLQQMQQAQAARGNKQPIYPMSLKPHGLKLGEQSGIGRAQMTQTHSVFTLPLTQVGHHSSEVQINLRVHHTPDTSVVIQPLDQSDMKLPHKAGPRLIPSIYKPKGRCFQETTPKQACNSTPLPVLTNQEDCCGSVGNSWGQNKCYQCPKLPNASVKQTIVEDYGSTCPQGYKRFNSTHCQDINECSMQGVCQNGDCLNTLGSFKCSCKAGLVLDRNRCVVSRSPAEQAQCFLIASESRGCEHALPTHLTQEMCCCTVGKAWGRSCERCPEMGTVAFSKICPAGKGYYLQNRRETVTVAFPPIIFPRKPEKEEPKRPEKPPGVTAAQRPPATSIGPRVPVVKPTPPPIIRLTPGNDPLETQTIVSPEPDKCEFSRSICGHGECQNNLNGHICHCHPGYRLSTQKNICVDNNECDSEPCGHGKGHCINVEGGYKCRCHHGYKHMVQHGRLKCIDVNECSKQDICGVGGLCVNLPGSYKCDCHSGFRSKSLRHLACEDINECWNPDTCPNEQCENTPGSYECVPCLPGHEARAGTCYDINECQKPGICPHGRCENLPGTYRCLCNEGFLPSSDSKSCSDINECEDVRLCAYGRCINTEGSFQCQCYPGYQRTREGSHCEDINECERPSNCQRGRCINSMGSYQCECQKGYMLVGGRRCQDIDECAADRSLCKPFGSCENRPGSYLCVCNHGYVLSEDKHSCEAVRVLADEKKECYLNLDDTVFCDSVLATNVSKQECCCSIGVGWGDHCEIYPCPISQSAEFHYLCPNGQGLYYDEGLLYSLPAYHDIDECSLFADEICKKGRCENTLPGYECYCQQGSYYDSNLLECIDVNECHDESLCTNGKCVNTEGSFYCNCNRPWTPDSSKKKCVMATVADVNECEDPSNCKNGHCVDTPGSYYCICSPPWTLATDRNGCVTLEEQADVNECQDPSYCKNGRCENTPGSFHCFCDPPLTFSAALKQCVYDDRTAAHKDVCFLQVDEGLICSEPRNGMVVTYSECCCHYGRGWGPECNTCPSRNSEMFSRLCEMHLETESDGEQDFLAAFANYNPGDSSEEDSDECSCANGRCVRSYLGTMCECNTGFRPDHSHTRCIDIDECAAPGVRVSPCKNARCVNTVGSYKCFCKHGFMPTRRPNICVRRRSR